The following proteins are encoded in a genomic region of Necator americanus strain Aroian chromosome II, whole genome shotgun sequence:
- a CDS encoding hypothetical protein (NECATOR_CHRII.G4756.T2) — MMLIVAERLTEPHQCASVFMSSKLEDDQRGIEREHAHTRSVYTLNTIISCKDSNIVNFVQRQGVPPNSSATLDLILTYLWQCQPVITAKCV, encoded by the exons GGAACGGCTAACTGAACCGCATCAATGTGCATCAGTGTTTATGAGTAGTAAGTTAGAA gatgatcagaggggaattgagcgtgaacacgctcatactcgcaGTGTCTACACTCTTAACACTATCATTTCCTGTAAAGATtctaacatcgtcaatttcgtg CAACGTCAAGGAGTTCCCCCTAACTCATCAGCTACGCTGGATCTCATACTTACTTATTTGTGGCAGTGTCAACCTGTAATCACCGCCAAGTGTGTTTAG